The Puntigrus tetrazona isolate hp1 unplaced genomic scaffold, ASM1883169v1 S000000148, whole genome shotgun sequence region GAAAATGACTGTTTGTGCATTGGACTACACTGGTTTCCCTACATCTCTAGGACAGAACGTATAGGGCCTTAAAATCAAGATAccaaagaaaatgttaaatcttAAAGATTGTTGAGATATCTTACACAGCCACATTGCAAAAAGTTTTTAGTTCTGATATTTTCACCTCGACTCAAAGAAAggataattatttaaatgccgATACAAAGGCACACTTTGCTAACTCTTTTGAGATAGAGAAGAGGCTGCACAAACCCTAACATGATCcctgaacaaaaacaagaagACCAGCatatcagaaatgttttaaaatctaaaacataATAGAACAGAAGAGAGATAACCACTGGACCATACGTCAACAGTGAAGACACCAGCACAATCTGAATGATCCGGAAAGCCTTGACTTTATCCCGGTTCACTCCATCTCTCTGCTTGACGTTGTCACTCGGTCCAGGACGCCTCAGAGCCTTCAGGACCATCAGACAAGTCAACATTTCCGTGATGAAAAAGATGAGGTATTGTGGCAAAAGTAAGTCAAAGATGTCAACGAGTCCCATTGTACTGAGAAGACATGAACAGATGATCAGAATCCATCCGATGACGCATATGATGAACCTGTATTTAATTGGTTTGAGCTTCAGGAAGGTCACAGGATGGAGAACCCCTAAGTATCGCTCCGCACAGATGCAggtctgaaacagaggacggCCGACCAACAGAAACAGACCAAACCCCAATGCTACAGTCTTACAATTGGAGCAATGAAAGAAATACTGCTTGATTACGAAAGGGAAGCAGAAGTTGAAGATGACCTCAACGAGTGAAGAATTGAAAATGAAGACTTCGGGCGACTGTCCTCGGATCATTTCTTTCATGCTCAGCCACACGATATAACAGTGCGCCGGGAAACCGAGAATCAGGTTGATGCTGATAGAGAAGACGATGAAAGGGAAAGGCAAGTTGTGGCATTCGCTGGAATTCCTTGCAAAGATGGACAGCATGCATGTTGAAATATTTGTCCCCTCCGACATGATCGCACCTGGAtgttaaatgaaaatcattaaGGGAGTGAAAATGAACGTTTCATTAAGACGTGATGAACATTTGAATTGAATACGCTACCTTATAAGGAGAACCGTGCCAGTTGAACGTGGGACTAAACGTTTGCTTCAGATGCTGCAGATCCTGCTTTATAGTTTTGATTTGATGACTTTACCAGATTAACTTTGACTTAGTTTTGCATTTAAGGCTGTGTAATGTCATCCCAGCCTGTGAAGTGCTTTTGTAggcatgcaaataaaatatcagtGTGATAACTTGAGAAATCTTGCAAATGGTTTGTTGTGATGAAAATGTGATTTGTGCTTCCTTGCTTCCACATTGCTCGGGTGTTacgggtggttgccagggtgttgctagaCTGCTCTAAGTGATTGTCATGCAATGTGTTGAATTTGACATAGCGTAGTGAGCTGGAAGGCTGTTCCAAATTCAGCCACGGCATCAGTATTCGGGTGCTGAGATGTTGTGTAGTTGGTCATCCTCATATATGTTGGTTTCTAGACATCCTTTAGTGTAAGAATTTGGGATTTTACACAAGCGTGGGTTTGTTGCTGACACATGTGGGTCAGTGAGTCCATTTGAGTTCATACTACTGATATGTTGTTTCTGTCCTgtcaaacatttagaaaaaatgttttttgtacttAAATCTGTCTCTAAAAAAACTCCTTTTGGGATGTCCTCATTATAAAAATGGTATGAAAACACTGTTTCTTTTAGGTTGTGGGTCAGGTTAAAGTATGTATGCAAAGCCATATTGGGCATCTCCATATTTCTGtgctttttacaatttttttattcaattttttttttgtcatcgtTGGCATATAATGCAACAAAGATTGTCAACTGATTTtcctaatataaatataaagtaacgATGCTGCCATCAACGTATTTTCACCTCTTGTTATTTAACTCTATATTTCAGGCAAAATTTTAGTTTAGAGTAATACTGTTTCCCATTTATGAAGTTGTGATTGTGAGCTTGTCACATTCAAGTGCTTTCTTCTCAGAAAGAGTAAAATCTAGCATCCCATTGGTTGACAATCGTATACAATTCTAGATAATCAGCTTACCGATGCCTCCCCCTCCACTTCCGTCAATACAACCAATGTGACTTTCACTTCTACCTGTGCTACTAGCAACTTGcaagaaaacatttacaatggCCGACATTAAAGAGGACTTTGTAGTAGACCTAGAGACTATCTATTTGAACCCAAATTCACTGAAGAGGAACTAGCTATTATGGGGGCGTGATGATATTGCTGCGCCGGGGTCGAAGTGCTGCCATGTGCTCTTCCACCATAAATtgtagttctttttttatttgcttagaAAACCgccacttttattttgtgtcaccGTACTTGCTCGTCTAACTAGTCTTATGACCCTCTTTAATTAGGGAAGTGTTTGGCGGTTTCTAAATTCATCCATGTTTGGATCCTTAAGAATGAATGGAGCTAAGCTAAATGCTAATATGGTAGCGCCACATGCTACAGCAATTAAGTGtatccaaaaaatgtttaatataattaaaaaaataaaataaaaacaagtaaactTTTATGAGTGTGACCTAATGTAAAAATTGCAATCTTTAAACATGTCAGCTGTTCTTTAGATTTACcagatttgaataaaatagTATCGGATTTCTTCAAGCCATCATATTTaccatatttagttttttgcatGGCTTATGAATACCTGTTCCTGCCTTGTATGGTGGCCATATTTCACATCACATCTCAAACAGAACGTATTTCAAACACTCGCTGCTGTCTGAAACTGAGTTTTGAGGTAAAACTATTTTAGTCTATTTTGACcttttagctttttctttaatattgtgCAGCCCTAGTACGTTATATACATTATACGTAAGCCAGCATCtctgtttctttgttctgtgataccaaaaatgacaacacacacaactttataaaaaaataaataaattagtttagtTTCACTGAGAAAGACCGTGACATATACCTGCGAACAGCAATTACAATTCCAATAATACAGATTTAGTGaggatttgtaaaaaaaactaaaacactaaaTGTTAAGACCTCTGCTTAGATGGACCTAATTATAATGGGACTTGTAGTGGGTGGAAATGGTAGACAATCTATTTGGCTGAAATAGAAAAAGTAGGGTGAACTCGGCATGACCAATAAAATCAGAATAGGAAGAACAATGTTTTTAGGCCAAATATGCACATTTCATCACTAGTTGGCTCTATACAGTCTTAGTAGAAGATTGTTGGTGTGAGAACTTTTCAGACCTTTTCTTTGtgctttttccattttcatcattggcatataataaaatcaaagaTTGATAGTAAACTGGATACTAGATATCTAGATACTAGAAATAATGAGGCTGCCAACtttctaaaattattttccaaTTCCTGTAATTTgacaaaatattgtattactTAGCAATCATCAAAAGTTTCACATTTTTGTCTCATCAACAcaataaatttgattaaaactcTTAAATGCCCATACAAAGGCACACTCTGCTAGCTCTTTTGAGATAAAGTAGAGGCTGGACAAACCCTAACATGATCCCTGAACAAATGCAAGAAGACCAGCATATCAGAAACGTTTTATAATCTAAAACATGATACAAGAGGAGACAGATAACCATAGGACCATACGTCAACAGTGAAGACACCAGCACGATCTGAATGATCCGGAAAGCCTTGACTTTATCCCGGTTCACTCCATCTCTCTGCTTGACGTTGTCACTCGGTCCAGGACGCCTCAGAGCCTTCAGGACCATCAGACAAGTCAAGACTTTTATGATGAAAAAAGCAAGGTATTGTTGCAAAAGTAAGTTAAAGATGTCAACAATTCCCATTATACTCAAAAGACATGAACAGATGATCAGAATCCATCCAGTGATGGATATAACGATGCTGTATTTAAGGGGTTTGAGCTTCAGGAAGGTCACAGGATGGAGAACCCCTAAGTATCGCTCCACACAGATGCAGGtttgaaacagaggacgaccgacCAACAGAAACAGACCAAACCCCAATGCTACAGTCTTACAATTGGAGCAATGAATCAAATAATGTTTGATTAAAAAGGGGAAGACAAAGTTGAAGATGACCTCAACGAGTGAAGTGTTGAAGAAGAAGACTTCAGGCGACTGTCCTCGGATCATTTCTTTCATGCTCAGCCACACGATATAACAGTGCGCCGGGAAACCGAGAATCAGGTTGATGCTGATAGAGAAGGCGACGAAAGGGAAAGGCAAGTTGAGGCATTCGCTGGAATTCCTTGCAAAGATGGACAGCATGCATGTTGAAATATTGACCATATCCGACATGATCGCACCCGGATGTCTGGaagttaaatgaaaatacatgaaGGTGAAAAGTAAAGACTGAAATGTTAGAGAcacatgaatacatttaaaatgaactcaCTACCTCGCAAGGAGAACCGTGCCGGTTGAAAGTGGGACTTAATGTGGTGTTTTACAAGCAGTAGAtctgatttatagtttggatttgATTTGACTTACTGCATCACCTTTGCCTTAGTTTTGCATTCGTATCTGTGAAATATCATCCCAACCATGCAAATGAAATATCACAGTGATAAATAACTTGACTAAtctaaatgaaatcaaataaaatgctgaaaatgtgaaTAGTTGTTCCATGCAAAACTTGCTGCCACGTTGTTGCTAGACTGTTCTGAACAGTGTTGAATTTGACAGAGCATCGGTGTTCGGTTGCTAAGATGTTTTCTAGTCATCTTCACATATTCTGGTCTATAGGTACAAATCGGGTTCCTGTGGGATTTTACACAAGCGAGAGTTTAAAGCCACAACTGACACCTGTGAGTTTGTTTGAGTTCATCGTACTGATGTTGATTCTGTCCtgtcaaacatttttgaaaaatgagcaGCTGAAGAGTGTGATTCGAGCATTAGAATGAACATCTACGTGTGTATTTAGGCAACATCTGAGTAACCAAAAAATACGAGAAGTTAAAATGAACGTCATTTTATTTCCtagaacaaaacaaagagataCTCATAGCAATTACATGGTCAAAACACACATCTTCTAAAGATTTGtggaaaatatgtacatttttgtgttacTTATAGCATCAGATACCATCAGAACATGGTGCCCAAGACCTTTTAAGAAGTTTAATTTCGCTAGGACAAAGTGTTCTTGGATTAAAACCTAACTTCTGGAGGGAGGAGTTGTGAAAAATGCTAAACATCTACTTGGTTGAAACCATTGATATTCACTTCTTGTAATGATAAATAAACGTGAATAAGCAAAaaacaatgagaacagaaaagaaagaataatgTTTCTAGAGGCCAAAGtactttgtgtgttttgagccCTTGGCGTTGTAGAGCTTTAGTGGCAAAACTGTagactccaaaaaaaaaaaaaaaaaaccaacaagtAGGTTTTTATGAGTGCTGCATGATTTCTAAAATCATACACTACATTTCAACAATTCAGTTTTGCTAGTGTCTTTTTTGTCATATGTTCTTACTATTGAACAAGACGTGTAAAATGGCTgcagatttttaaatgacaaaacaaaaccagattttttttttttattcttgtgaGATAGAGGAAAGGCTGCACAAACCCTGACATCATCCCTAAACACATGCTAACAGACCAAGACATTAGAAACGTgttataatctaaaatatagtAGAGCACAAGAGAGATAACACCACCACCGTACATCAGCAGTGAAGACACCAGCACGATCTGAATGATCCAGAAAGCCTTGACTTTATCCTGGTTCActtcttttctttgctttacGTTGTCGCTCGGTCCGGGACACCTCAGAGCCTTCAGGACCATCAGACAAGTGAACGATTTTATGATGAGAAAACTGATGTATTCtgctaaaagtaaaatatgcatGTCCGTGACTTCCAGTGTAGATAAAATGGATAAACAGATGATCAGAATCCATCCGATGAAGGTTATTGTGATCCTGTATTTCATGGGTTTGAGCTTCAGGAAGGTCACAGGATGGAGAACCCCTAAGTATCGCTCCACACAGATGCAgctctgaaacagaggacggCCGACCAACAGAAACAGACCAAGAATAGTTGTTACATATCTACAATTAGAGCAATTGTAGAAGTACCTTTTGATTGCAAAGGGAAAGGAGAAGTTGAAGATGACCTCGGTGAGTGAAGTATTAAAGACGAAGACTTCGACAGACTGTCCTCGGATAATTTCTTTCATGCTCAGCCACAGGATGTAACAGTTCGCTGGGAAACCGAGAATTATATTGATGGAGTATGAGAAGGTGAAGAAGTAAAAGGGTAAACCGTGGCATTCGCTGGAGTTCTTTTCAAAAATGGATTCAGTGCATGTTGAAATGTTTGTCGCCTCTGACATGATCGCGCCTAGGTGTCTGGAAGTTGAATCAAATCAATGAGAAGGTGAATGGAAAGTTTTCTTAGGATGgtgttaatgttaaaaacatttcaaattgatACGGTACCTCACAGATTAGTTTTCAGTTGTTCTTCAGTGTGTTCTTTGTCCGCCGACTGTCGCAAAGTGTTCAGACTGTTTGCGCTACAACGGTTGAATGTTGGACTGAATGCAGCTTGTTTCATATGTTGCAGATCAGAGCACTGATTGATGAATTTTTGGATCACCTATACCTTAGTTTTGCATTCATTTCCACCCCTGCAAAATGCTAAActatacatgcaaataaaattacactgaaaaaaaggtCTTGTTCAGACTCCTATGTACTACTCTTTCTATTTATTGCCTACTCTTTATATAATGCTGCTTTTTCACTGTGAAAACTTTTTCACATGCATCCAATAGAGCATTTGTGGGGCATTGATGGCATTGAACAAGAAGGGCTGGCTCAAATGTCCGTTCCACTTTATCCCAAAagtgtttagtttgtttgctgTCAGGTctctgtgcaggccagtcaagttcttgCACACCAAACTCATCCAACCTGTTTTTACGGGCCATGCTTTTTTCACAGAGACACATTTATCCTGAGAGAGAGGGGTCTTACCTAAAATGTTTCCACAAAGTTGCAAGCATAGCATTGTCCAAAAAGATTGCTGTTCACTGAAGGGAAAGTTGTTAGACCAAATCCTGCTCCATCAAATCCTCACTCACCAAACTTTACAGCTGACACAATGCAGTCAAGAGGCATTTGCCAAAACCAGACTGCTAGACAGAAGACAGGTTTCCACTGCTCCAGAATCCAGTGGTTGTGTGCTTTACACCACTCCATCCCGAAACTTGCCATTTTTGTCTTGGTGACGTGAAGCTTGCATGCAGCT contains the following coding sequences:
- the LOC122332719 gene encoding P2Y purinoceptor 8-like; protein product: MSEGTNISTCMLSIFARNSSECHNLPFPFIVFSISINLILGFPAHCYIVWLSMKEMIRGQSPEVFIFNSSLVEVIFNFCFPFVIKQYFFHCSNCKTVALGFGLFLLVGRPLFQTCICAERYLGVLHPVTFLKLKPIKYRFIICVIGWILIICSCLLSTMGLVDIFDLLLPQYLIFFITEMLTCLMVLKALRRPGPSDNVKQRDGVNRDKVKAFRIIQIVLVSSLLTYGVIMTCLMVLKALRRPGPSDNVKQRDGVNRDKVKAFRIIQIVLVSSLLTF